The nucleotide sequence atcggacatgatataaatttcgaagtactaaagcatccggtactttggatggggcttgttgggcccaatagatctatctttaggattcgcgtcaattagggtgtctgttccctaattcttagattaccagacttaataaaaaggggcatattcgatttcgataattcaaccatataatgtagtttcgattacttgtgtctatttcgtaaaacatttataaaaacgcatgcattctcagtcccaaaaatatatattgcaaaagcattaaaaagggagtaatgaaactcacgcatataattattgtaaaacagttaataaaacatttgcatgtattcgcagttcaaaatgtatttcaaaagcatttaataaagcagttgtaaaaatagcgcatgtattctcagtcccaaaaatgtaaagagtaaaagggagcaaatgaaactcacatatataaatattgtaaaacagttaataaagcatttgcatgtattctcagcccaaaaatgtaaagagtaatagggagcaaatgaaactcacatatataaatattgtaaaacagttaataaagcatttgcatgtattctcagctcaaaaatgtaaagagtaaaagggagcaaatgaactcacgcatataaatattgtaaaacaattattaaaacattgcatgtattctcagcccaaaaatgtttataaaaagggaataatgaaactcacctaatgtattttgtagtaaaaatacatatgacaatattgaacaatgcagggttggccttggattcacgaacctatatcatttgtatataaattaaaatgtataatcgtaatcaaacaagtttatatattatatcttaaattatacctTATACTTATTTAGTTCGTGTATATCTTTAAAatgcttaatatttatatatttagttttatatatatatatatatatatatatatatatatatatatatatatatatatatatatatatatatatatatatatggttagtattatatttaaaatcattagttgattatatgtaagtatttatataattactaataatttgtttgatatattgtatataacatattaatgtacttttagtatatataaatagtatattttacgtacaaaatatttatatgttaaaatgatggttttgatagcaatgatttactcataataatattaataatcttattgataataataatactaataatagtaatgttatgatttaaaatgatacttaggttaataataacaacaatactaataattacaaaaatgattagtcagtaattctaataataataatattttcatattggtgactataatcgtaattcgtattactaataataaagataactagtacttttattaataataataataataataataataataataataataataataataataataataaatataataataataatagaaaaagaaAGCTACCTTAGAAACAAAAAGAATGCACcaagcaaggatcgaacccgagatcTCCTGCTCCCCAACCAACACCCATGACCATCCGGCTATTGCCGGTTTTTCTGATTTATACCGTATCCAATAATATTTAACCCTTATTTCAACTATTTCCCTTTCATCTCTTTCTCATATCTGTAATCGACCAAACATCTCAGTCCATACATCGAATTTCCAATCAAGATTTAGGACTTGCAATAATTAGAAAAAACTAATAAGTGTTGTAATTAATTAAAAAGGTAatcgaaaaaaataaataaataaaagcagGTCTACCTGCTGTTCGACgagatgaagaaaaaaaaatgattaacATTTTGAGATCGTTATAGATAATTGTTACAACACGAAATTTGTATTAAATCCTTCATATAAACTTTTGGAACAATCAGTTGATCCTAAAACTTAAATACAAACTCGAATTCGATCACAaaaaatttgttgactttttaaatttaaaacTTGACTCTTTGAATTCGAGTTCGATTTAGCGAATTAAAACCTGAGAATTTGAAGAAACAATCACAATGTGATTTAGAACACTTCTGCATTTACACTTTACTTCAATTTGTTTTTAATCAAACTAGAGGTTAAATGGGTTTTTAgtttaacaaaaaaaataaagtTCTACCTATTTCTTTTGAATTCTGTTTGCTCTTCTCCTTTTCGAATAGTAGAACGAGCCTAATTTCTGTACGAGTGATTGAATGAACGAAATAGTCAAAAAGGAGTTTATCAAATTTGTTTGTATGAAGAGGGTGTCGACAGAGGTTTTTTTCACGGGTggagaagaaacaaaaaaaaatatataaaatagggaAAAGATTCCTTCACTACGTGGTgtacatatctatatctatatattataatttattttaataattaataattatagtaataataataatactattaataattaataataatatcaaatccaATAAtgtaataacaataagaataatggtaaaaataatagaatacaatgaaaataataatttttaaataaagatgatagtttttaataataataatatcaattataataataacataaaattttaattttattattaattataatgatataacaaatttgaTGTATTAGttctatatataatatttgtaaCATAGTTATATTTATAACActagtatcgatattattattaaaagtaatgataatattgttataacaattataattaatatattagtattacaatttatagattatatactgtaactatataatatattatatagtaatgagtattatttattttatcattaataaaatctAATCATAAAGAAGATATAACAAGTTTCATGTTTCCATAATATTATTAGTACAGACATTGATATTAGTGATAATTAAagcaattataacaaatatattgttatatctatttaattataaaattataataatatatatatatttatatctattaacaatacttcattattctaattgttatttttcATTTAAAATTCTAATTGTTTAAAGTATAatttattaaatcaaaatattatatattctaatgtttatatttatataatgtatacatatttatttaaaaaaaaaattgttcgtgaatcatcgggcacagtcagagggtaattggttatacgaatatagttctaaaattttcgagactcaacattacagactttgcttatcgtgtcgaaatcatattaagattaagtttaaatttggtcggaaattcccgggtcatcacagcatgTTCGTCTTGTTTGTTAGTTTGGTGTCATTCCTTTTTTTGTGTTGTATTCGGTTATATTTGGTTAGTTATTTTTTTTGGTTTTTCGAGTTGTTTGGGAGGCTCGTTTATAGATAATTTCGTTTAGATAGTTGCTTTCTAGGTACGACATTCCCCGTTTATCCCGTCTTTTTTGTTTTTCTTGTTGAGGGAGTTTTTCTTTGAAAAACGACCTTGTTTCTATATGAGTGATACATagtctatataatatataaaaaaaatgtccaTAGTCCATATAATATAAaaaaacaacaaaactcaataacaCATGCGTGGTGTATAGGAGAGGTGAGATTaaaacaatccttcccctatctttgaataaaaaaaaatcatttatccaCCCAGAGTGACACTCCAAAAAGAAGAGAAAGTCCTCCATCTCCCTCTTCGACGGATAAAGAAATTGCTTCAGAATGAACATCCGACCAATAAGTaagaaagatttaaaaaaaaatatataaaacataaaaaataaaaCATGAGCCGCTATGAAAATGGTATGATCAAATTTCCATGGATTTTAAATTATGCACATTCAATATAGGGTCTTTTTTTTCGAAAGGCAACATATTATTAACACGAGAAAGAGGTACAACACGAATTAGCACCCATTACAATTAATTGGGCACTATGGAAAACTCGAAAACATGTTGCAAAGAGAGCAACAAAAGCGAATACATAGAACAACTAACTAAACTAATCTATACAATATTGAAGTGGATCGGATAATCATTGTAGCCATTCGATCTTTTTATGCTTGAAACGCGAAGATATCTAATCGAACGAGACTAGTTGAATTTCCATTAAGCCGCTCGGTCCATTCCAACACAAATTTGAGAAAactttccgattccgattcttccaaATCAAATCCCCACACGTCCATTCCATTGCTTGCCAAATTTTTGACCCCAAAAAGGAGAGAGGTCGATTATTTTTACCATGAAATGCCTCGTTTAGACTAAAGTTTGCGAACGAACCCAACTTCCACCATTTGTATACTTTATCCCAAATTTCCATCGAGTGCCGACAAAAAATCATAGAATGCTCGGTTGTTTCCACATCATCGTCACATAGAGGGCATCTAACGGTGTCCAAGTCGATACCTCTTTTATCGAGTTCGGTACGGACCGGGATACGTCGTTTCAATACCCTCCATATGAAAATTTCTACTTTAGAAGGAACCAAATTGTTTTTTAATGTAGCATCTTGCGTTCTCGAGTCTGAATGAAGCTTCTCATCGATAAGTGATGATAACTTTTTTGTTGAGAACACCCCATTCGATACTAGACGCCATACCCAAGAGTCCAAACTTTGATCTTTTTGTGATACTCGTTTAGTAGTGAAATTAAATCTTTGAGTGAACCGTAGAGGTCAAGCACTTTAAATCTCTGTTTGCCAACCGTAGAGGTGAAGTCTTCAAGCTGCAAAATTCAGCAGCCATGGCGAGACCACAGCAGCTTTCTGCTGCTCAGGCCGATCACCTTGAGCTCAAATTTTCTGAACAGGAGGTTTTCGATGCGATAAATGAATGCGGGTGTTTGAAAGCCCCGGGTCCCGAcagcttcaatttcaaattcttcaAGCTCCATTGGGATTTAATTAAAGATGAACTTTTATCGGCTCTTAATTGGTTTTGGGATAGGTGTGAAATCTCGAACGGGTGCAACTCATCTTTTATAACACTTGTCCCAAAAGTCACGGATCCGGTGGGGTTGAACGAATTCCGACCCATTAGTTTGATTGGATGCTACTACAAAATTCTTGCTAAGGTTCTTTCCATTAGACTTCGAAAGGTGATTCCGAACCTTATCGGAAGCGAGCAAAACGCTTTCATAAAGGGGAGGTATATCCTTGAAGGCGCTCTCATTGCAAACGAATCAATTGACTATATTAAAAGAAGCAAGAAAAAAAGTCTCCTCTTTAAAGTGGATTTTGAAAAAGCATTTGATTGCTTAAGTTGGGATTTTCTTCTCGAAATCATGAGTCATATGGGGTTTGGTGAACGATGGAGGAAGTGGATCTTGGCTTGTTTAAGGTCGGCCTCAATATCCGTTCTTGTCAACGGATCGCCGACACAAGAATTTAATATCGAGCGTGGGGTACGACAAGGTGACCCGTTGTCACCTTTCCTTTTCATTATTGCGGAGGAAGGGTTGAATTTGCTTACGAAGAAGGCGATAAGTGTTGGACTATATAAAGGGGTGGAAATCGGTTCAGATAACGTGTTAATTTCGCATCTTCAATATGCGGACGACACCATCTTCCTTGGAGAATGGAGTAGACAAAATTTCAACAATCTCATGAAGTTATTAAAATGTTTTGAAAAAGTCTCGGGTTTGAAAATTAACTTCAATAAAAGCCAAGTGTTCGGTCTCGGTGTCCCACAAACCGAAATTGATATAGTGGCTAGTCGAGTTGGTTGTAAAGTTGGAGAATTCCCGTTCGCTTATCTTGGCTTACCTATGGGTCGAAAGATGAGCCGAGTGGAAAATTGGAAACCCGTTATTGAGAAATTTAACTCTCGTCTTGCGAATTGGAAAGCAAAAACAGTCTCTTTTGGGGGAAGGTTAACGCTAATCAAATCGGTCCTTAATAGTCTACCGTTATATTACTTTTCTCTCTTTCGTGCGCCTTTGAGTGTCTTAAAAACCCTTGAGTGTATTCGTAgaaatttcttttggggcgggtcgggtgatAATTCAAAAATTCCTTGGGTCAAATGGGATGATGCTCTTTTGCCTTACGGTGAAGGAGGTCTTAACATCGGTACTTTGCGGGCGAAAAATCTTGCATTATTGGGTAAATGGTTGTGGCGGGCTAAATTGGAGCCTAACTCTCTTTGGGTCACGACTTTAAAAAGTATTCATGATGCTAACGGACTACTCTTACGTTCGGGCCTCTCCGGGTCAAAAGGAAAGAGTGGTGTATGGTTTAATATCTTGCGCGCAGGTTCAGATATCAAGAAGACAGGATTATAGTTCGCGAATTCGTTCAGCAGGCAAATCGGGGATGGAGTTTCAACAAGTTTCTGGTCAGACTGCTGGTTAGGCGAAATCCCACTCAAATCCAGGTTCGGGAGATTATTCAAGCTCGACCAAGAACAGCATGCAAGCGTCTTCGAAAGAGTACGTTGGTCAGAAGGCTCATGGCAGGCGACATGGAATTGGCAACGAGAGATTACTGGTAGAATTCAATATAGGCTCTAAGTGACATCCAAATCGTCAATAAATAGATGCTTGCTAATGACTCAATTAATAGAGCCAAATCCATATCCATATAATATAAAAAGTAACGACTTATTCAAAATATTGTTTCGAGGAACcatatcaaattttgattcaatgagTTTCTAGGAGATAAAAAGAAGTTGATGTAACCAACTTGTTTATGTGAAGAAATTTGTGCAATGTTGGTTACCTCATAACGCCATGGAATTAAAAGAAAACTTATAAAGCACTAACCCAAAAgatattaaaaagaaaaaaaccAAACTCACAATACCCTATCATCATCTGGAGTGCATCAAACGTCGGTTGATTGACAATATGTTCACCCAATTGGACCctaaagacgggatgttacaatatCCCCACTTACAATACTGACGTCTTCGTCAAGCCGAAACCCACAAAAACCAAACTCACAATACCTTTCGTTATCCAGAATGCATCAACCGGTAGGTTGATTGACATCAAGTTCACCCAATTGGACCCTAAAGACTATACAGCATGATGAGCATTGGAAAACTTGACAAAAAAATGAGCGTACGCAACGCTACTAGCTTGTTATTGCATGTATCAATTACATTACATCTGTTGATCCTAGAAACCATTTCCGCCAAAATTTGACCCACCCAACCACTAATAAATACAAAGGAAAGAAGTTTCAACAAAAGCAAATTCAGCATCTTACAACTTTAAAAATGAGCTAATGAAAAATGAGGTGGTGGAAGCAATATTTTCTCATCCTGGTTGCATAGCTTTGTTTAACTCCCAAGTATGTAAACAACTAACATGGGTAGACGTTCTATACGCTAGCTGTAGCACCTCAGTAACCATAACCTGGTTCACGcagatataaaatattaaaaaactTATTCAAAATGCATTTTTGTTTACAGTTTTCCCCGTCGTATTTACATGTTATTCGATGGTCTGTATATGTATCTAAGTATAGATTTTTGTATCTATGTTtatatgtatacgtgtatatgcctctgtatatatttgtatgtttttaGGTTATATATAGGTACCCGTGTATATGTTTGTAtccgtatatgtatgtatgtatctaggGGCATGTATCTAAGTGTTTATACGTATGTATGTATCGGTTCCTAGGTATATATACCtttgtatgtatttatatgtataccTGTTTAGGTATAGGTATTTATTTATGCTTATTTATGTTTAGGTATAGGTTCTataggaagcaatctcttggctctcgactagagggagggacgatcttatctagtcgcgggttctatacccgttggtggagtagtgacttccttctaatctagggtacgaggaatgattgtctacactccacctcccccataccctacattcgtgggattgggtattgttgttgttgttgttgttattcacAATGCAAACAAATATAACCAAATTTGAACAAAATTCTGATTAGGGTAATTAACCATAAAAACATACCTGAGTTGTCCATAGGGTTTCCAGCAACAATGGGTTCTGGCTCCTTGATCTCAACAACCACAGCATCCGATGTAAGGAACGTCTTTGCAACTGATGACGCATGTTCCAAGCAACATCTCACCACCTGCATCGATTCAATTCAATGTTTCCGTTAATTAAAACTTTTGTTCATCTAAGATCGAGAATTAAAGActcaaaatttgatagaaacagatTTTATGACTACAAGAAGAGATAATATATTAAAAAGAGACTTGCCTTTGTGGGATCAATGATACCAGCGGCCATTAGATCCTCGTATTTCCCGGTTGCGGCATTGTAACCAAATTTGACGTTGTCACTGGATAGGACCTACAATTAAGACGTAGACACTTAACCACACATAACTATATTCTGAATAATATGAAATTTTTAGTATATGATGATAGGTGTAACACCCGTTTCAAAAGTTAATttgaagaatttttttttattaataataaaatgtgaCGGCTCAAGTTGTTACAACATTAAACTTGTAGAGTTGGTTAAAACTATTTTTGAAGTTTTACTAGAGATAAGATCATGTGGTATTTAAATCCCGTAAGTATCGTGAAAACTGGCGCGAATTAAATCCATAAACGACACACGATCTTATTCACATCACCATTTAGAAATATCAAATCAGCGAGTATGGGGGTAGGGGTGACAAGAGGAGTCAAGGTGGTGCGTGAGTTATACTAATTCGGTTACGTCTTTCGATTTCGTGATTTGTTTCCGATAAGGATAAGGTAACATCCTGTTGAAAACTATTCTCTTTATATGAGTAGATTATATGGATTTCCGTCAGTCGAGTGGTTGAGTTTTGGGTCTAAACTTGATTGTGCATTGTGTGATTTATAAAGTTTAATGGTTATGTAGGAGACTAGTTACTGATCGATAAGAGCTTAAAGTTTGAGTTATTTATTATATGAGTTTCACATGACTTTTAAACTGGGTTGCATGCTTTTCTATAAACTGTTTATTCAAAGTGATTTCAAATGCTTTATATTGTGATTTGCTTGCAAATTGTATAATTTCAAGGAATTGTATTGTATTATTGCTGTATTGAATCAATGTAACACATCGAGAATATATATACCGCTATAACTTGAGGCCCAAGTTAGTTTAGACCCTGAAGCCTATTGGTTAACTCCATATATGTCTAATACGCCTTTAAGGGCGGGGAACGACCTGTAGCTTAGATCTTATAAATAGAGCTTGGATCTTATAAATAGAAATCGATGAGTGGTAATGGCTTTGTGAAAATAATTGCAATCTGGTCATGTGGATATGTGGATATGAACTGTACTCGTAAATTTCCTTGAGCAACCTTCTCCCGAACAAAGTGAAAGTCAACTTCTATGTGTTTCGTTCGTGCATGAAAGACATGATTGGCTGATAAATAGGTTGCACCTAGATTATCACACCATAGTATAGGTGCCAAAGATGTGTGAATGCCAAGTTCACGAAGAAGAGCTTGAAGCCATGCAAGTCCAGCAACCGAGCAACCGGCGGCTTCGTATTGTGATTCAGTGGAAGAATTGGAAACAATGCGTTGTTTACGAGGAGTCCATGAGATGAGATACGAGTGTTGTTTACTAGGAGTCCATGAGATGAGATAAGATCCTAAATAGATGGCAAATCCCGTCGTAGGTCTCCTATCATTTGGACATCCAGCCCAATCAGCATCAAGAAAACGCTTCAAAGATGATTGTTTAGTGAATGAAGTACCTTGCCAGTGTGTCAGAAGCTCGACGGATAAGCATACCATTATTAACTGTACCATGAAGATAAGGTAATATTCTCTTAACCGCAGACCAATGGTTCTCAGTTGGGGCGTGCATAAATTGGAAAACCTTGTTGACTGCATACACAATGTTTGTCCGAGAAAGAGTAACATATTGAATTGCACTAACAACCGGATGACATTTGACTGGACCCGAAAACACGACACAGTAGCTAAATGAAGAGAGCTATGCATGGAGTTAATAGTAAGAGAAGCTAGCTATATGTAGAATTTCCATTTTGTACTTTCGTTAAAAAAGAAAGAATAATGTCAGATTGGAACAATTTCAACACCTAGATAATAGTTAAGGAAGCCAAGATCTTTTATTACAAAAGTAGAGCCAAGACAATAATATGGTTCGTTTTGACCGTATTCGTTGACTTGTTTATCGGTATCACTCACGGGATGGATTATATTAATTGGGTTAATACAAGGGTTTGGAAATATTTATCGTATCGGGTGGCGTTTCCCTATCTGGTAACACATATTACACTTCGAGTGCAATTGGTTTTACGCCACTTATCTTTGCAAGAACCGAAAGAATGTAAAGAAGAATTCATGAACGTGATCTATAATAATATTGGCAAAGCTCGACTACAGTTGAGGGTGACAAAGCATCCCTCTGCTACCTTACTAGCTCCGTCCCTGTGGATTATATTTTGTCAAATTGATTGTCGGAGATAACATATATGTATGGGGTAGTTTTTTCTCCTCTCTGAACCTCACATTTCTTCATATATTTATAGACTTTAGATGAGCTAGGATTCTTCTTTATTCAAGGAAGTGCTAAAATAACATACCACATAGTAAAATAACATACCAAAATAACTTACCAAGATATCTTCCATGATATCCTTCTAGATATTGTAGATTCGATATGTGATTCTTAAAATTTTAGTGAGTTTtaatatatgaataatattaacatgtttaaatattaatattgattttatataattatacTTGCTCTATTAAGTCCCATAgactttatatgtatattttttattaagtatatacatatatagtctATTAAAGATATAAATATAGTCAATCGGGTCTCTTTATTAAAGTAGTAGTATTTtgactcacatatttttgtttttatttaattattttactgTTTCTACTTCATTTATCCTTATTTCTACTTAGATTTTTGAATTGTTCTTAAAAATTCTGTTTGTGTATCTAGATGTATAATATATACATTAGATTGTTGTATTGTATTAGGCACGTGTTAATCGCACTCCAGACCATATTTTCATATTCAACCACATTTATCTTTTgttttatgattttaattttaatgAATATTTTGTGGTATTTTTTTTGTGATTGTGTCAAATGATATTTAGTCTTTAAATATGCATATgattttatatatgcatatataaagtgATATTCGACGTTTATCGAGTATACTTTTAAATCTTAATTATTTTTTTAGTTGGAAATCTTGGGGATGTAATATGACTATATTAGACATTTATACGTCCTCTTCTTTGATACATGATATTCGTGAACTTTCGTTTTATCCCACATACATGCGAATTTTCTTCGTAATCTCATTTCAGTGTCGAGTTTCATCGCAATTACTTGCGGGATTTCTATGTAATATCATTTCAATGACGAGTCGCATCCCATTTACTGGCGGGATTTTTTTTGTAATCTCATTTCAATGTCGAGTTTCATCCCATTTACTGGCGGGATTTCTTTGTAATCTCATTGCAATGTCGAGTTTCATCCCAATTACTGGCGGGATTTCATTGTAATCTCTTTTATTTTGAGTATCATCCCATTTACTGGCGGGATATCTTTGCAACTTTCGTGCATTTAATCTCATTTTAAGTTGATATGTAGTCGCTTTTTTATAAATCTCAAGTTTCTTtgagatataaattaaacaatTATGGTTTACAAGATGATTATCTTGAATCAATGCTAGCCGTTTCTTATAGCAAGCATCTTATTCTATTGGAGGAGGTTTACTGAAAACACAGTTTTTGGGACTAGAAATTTTCCCtcgtccatttttttttttttttttgtaaaactgTACACATCATTTAAGGGATTTATTAAAAATACATCTCTTGGGATTAGAGATTTTACATCTAACCATTTTCTTTATTTTAGGTGATATGGTACTTTTGTTGAACAATATTACTTGTCAACATAGTTTTGAGAATTTAGAAGACGAACTTGCGTACTTACTAATAAATCAAGTGGCTGAGATGATTTtccttgctttttttttttttttttttttcccctttTAACACTTATGTTTCTTAGGCGCTTGACATCAATGATTTTGAGTCTAGCTTATTTTGACTTTCTTGTCTAGTTGCTCCATTTTTGTGTAGGACAAAGACTCCCTTTTAGATTCACGTAGCCGATTTTTTGAGTTTGCTTCTTCAGCTCTTATAAAGTTATTGACTTGTGTGAATAGATCTTCCATTGACATAGGTGGTCGGGCGATGAAGTCCTTAAAAATTCTTCCTGGTCGAAGCCCGCTAATGAACGCTCCTGTCATCATCCCATCTGATCGATCCGTCAGGTGTAACGTTTCTTTGCCGAACCTTTCTAAGTAATCTTTCAAGCCTTCATCCGACTGTTGTCGAATTCCTAATATCTCAGCTTGAGTTTTTTGAAACCTTCTTTGTTGTACAAAGTTAGCGCGGAACTTGTTTCTTAACTCATGGAAGTCGTCAATACTTCCTGGCGGCAGGTTATCGTACCAGAATCTTGCTGCTCCACTTAGAGGAATGTGAAAGAATCGACACCAAGCTGGTTCTGGTAACTTGTGTACATACATGGTCCCCATAAATATTGTTAGGTGATCATCTGGATCCGATAACCCGTCGTATGTTTTTAAATTGGTTGGCACTTTGAGTCCGTCAGGCATGTTGTAATCTCTTATCCGTTTTGTAAATGGGGAGGCCACCAAATTGAGTATGTTTCTTTCAGATTCTTTAGATACGAATGGCTCGTTATAAAAGTCGGTAGCACTTTAGGGTTTTCGCTTGGTGAACCTTTCTTGATTTTCAAGTATAGTTTCAACTCTACTTTTTTTAAGTGATTTGCTATTTCCTTCACCATTTTTCAGCATTGGTTCATCAAGTGCCTCATCGTAATCTGAATTCAATGGTTCGATGATGGGACGATCATCAAGTGTTGGTGTCTTCTTTGTGGTTGCTTCCTTCTTTTTTGAAGCAAATGCTAAATACATAGCATTTATTTGATGtaagttttggaaaaaaaaaaattgcatGATTGGATCATCAGGGTTTTCCGTCCATACGTCCTTATTCGTGTTATCTTGGACTCCAAGGACAGGTATGCTTCCTGGCATTTCGATAGTAGGGACGTTTGCCTCTAGTGGTTGTTTTGAAGGCAATCCGGAACTACTTGAACCTTTTCCCTGATCATGGGTTGGTGTAGTGTACGACGCTTCTCCGATAATGATTGATACTTTGGTAGAAAAAGGGTTTAATttcggtcccac is from Rutidosis leptorrhynchoides isolate AG116_Rl617_1_P2 chromosome 10, CSIRO_AGI_Rlap_v1, whole genome shotgun sequence and encodes:
- the LOC139871271 gene encoding uncharacterized protein, whose translation is MAAEFCSLKTSPLRFNFTTKRVSQKDQSLDSWVWRLVSNGVFSTKKLSSLIDEKLHSDSRTQDATLKNNLVPSKVEIFIWRVLKRRIPVRTELDKRGIDLDTVRCPLCDDDVETTEHSMIFCRHSMEIWDKVYKWWKLGSFANFSLNEAFHGKNNRPLSFLGSKIWQAMEWTCGDLIWKNRNRKVFSNLCWNGPSGLMEIQLVSFD